Genomic window (Oceanispirochaeta sp.):
TCGTCGTCGGTTTTGAACCCTCTTTGAACTCTATTGTCAATAAAGCCATAGCCCAGGGAATTCCCGTTGTTACTGTTGATGCTGACCTTCCCGGTTCAGATAGACTGGCCTTTATCGGTACTGGTAATTTCGGTGCCGGTGTTGAGGGCGGAAAGAAATTGGCTTCTCTTATTGGTGAAAGCGGTAAAGTAGCTATTATGACAAAACCTGGTCAGTCCAACCTGGAAGAAAGAATTGCCGGTTACAAACAGGCTTTGTCCGAATTTCCCGGAATTGAAATTGTACAGATTGCAGACACTCGGAGTGATCCTGTTATCGCGGCTCAGGCTGCTTCCGCTCTGATGCAGAAATACCCCGACCTGAAAGGTCTGGCATGTGTTGAAGGAGCTGGCGGAGCCGGTGCGGCAACCGCTGTCAGAGAAGCCGGAAAAGCCGGAATTGTTAAGATCGTAGCCATGGATAGAGGAAACGAAGTACTGGAAGCCATCGAAGAAGGTATCATTTCTGCAACTGTTGCTCAGCAGACAGCTCTGATGCCCTACTATGCAACCCAGATCTTATTCAATCTGAATAACAGCAAAGTCGCCATTACAACTGATAACAAATTAGCCGGTGTACTGGGAATACCTGCTACAGTAGACACAGGAACGGTCATCGTGGATGAAAGCAACTACAAGTTTTTCATGAGATAAATTATGATTTAAAAGAGTCGTATGTAA
Coding sequences:
- a CDS encoding substrate-binding domain-containing protein; amino-acid sequence: MKRLLPLLILLAIIFTGCQKAETVSTEAVAAPEASTADQLYIEVSALGNLDYFYDHKMGMKMVGEELGVRTEYIGPAEYDMNAMISAFESAIAKKPNGIVVVGFEPSLNSIVNKAIAQGIPVVTVDADLPGSDRLAFIGTGNFGAGVEGGKKLASLIGESGKVAIMTKPGQSNLEERIAGYKQALSEFPGIEIVQIADTRSDPVIAAQAASALMQKYPDLKGLACVEGAGGAGAATAVREAGKAGIVKIVAMDRGNEVLEAIEEGIISATVAQQTALMPYYATQILFNLNNSKVAITTDNKLAGVLGIPATVDTGTVIVDESNYKFFMR